The Synchiropus splendidus isolate RoL2022-P1 chromosome 11, RoL_Sspl_1.0, whole genome shotgun sequence genome contains a region encoding:
- the LOC128767577 gene encoding amphinase-3-like, translating to MFYFNPWAFFRAGLSQSNSSLVYSQVTQDSTIDLSMNVRFTLVLLLLPLLVMAVLSLDADRGTFRGFKKNHIYEGTSPLRCTQEIKKRKIKDKNGCKPVNTFILADSNKVKSICNRDGDVESREMFKVVKCTLDRKSKSKSNCQYNQRTMRKKITVTCENGEPVHMVRSAKWLGYQPLE from the exons atgttttatttcaatcccTGGGCTTTCTTCAGGGCTGGGCTCAGTCAAAGCAACTCATCTCTGGTCTACAGTCAAGTGACTCAGGACTCGACGATTGACTTATCA ATGAACGTCAGGTTCACCTTGGTCCTCCTGCTGTTGCCGCTCCTGGTCATGGCTGTGCTCTCGCTGGATGCTGACAGAGGCACCTTCAGAGGTTTCAAAAAGAACCACATCTACGAGGGGACCTCACCGCTCAGGTGCACGCAGGAgataaaaaagaggaaaattaaagacaaaaacgGGTGCAAGCCTGTCAACACCTTCATCCTAGCTGACAGTAACAAGGTGAAGTCCATCTGTAATCGTGACGGAGACGTAGAGAGCAGAGAAATGTTCAAAGTTGTCAAGTGTACGCTGGATCGgaagtccaagtccaagtccaacTGTCAATACAATCAACGTACCATGAGAAAGAAAATCACAGTCACGTGTGAAAACGGTGAGCCTGTGCACATGGTGCGCTCAGCAAAGTGGCTTGGTTATCAACCTCTGGAATAA